A segment of the Xenopus tropicalis strain Nigerian chromosome 6, UCB_Xtro_10.0, whole genome shotgun sequence genome:
TGACATTGTGTGCAGCTTGCTTTCTACCAATCATTTCTGTTAAGTCGTCAAGATGACAAGACAGACTTTCAATTTATTACCAatcttttttatattctttatattttatcttatttatgAATCTGAGAGTGCCATCGGCGGCAGTAAGTATCAGTGATATGGGAATGGAATGTATAGTGTTGTAAACAGTAAATCTTGTACCTGCAATTGTAATATACTAGCATATTAGAAGTCCCTGAGGAGTTTTGTTACCCATATAAACTCTAATACCCTCATATTTTAAAGTAACTACAAATTAGGAATATTATTAAGTTTTTATATctatgtttatattatgtttctaACTAATTTCATACAAGTATATTTCATATTTAGCATTGCATTTTTCCACATATTGTCCATTATATAATGTTTCCTTATCTCCAACAGTTTGTGGAAACCGACCTTTATTTAATAAGGGCTCCCGGATTGTTGGAGGACAAAATTCCCCACCTGGGAAGTGGCCATGGATGGTGAGCATACAGAGCCCCACTGGGAAAGAATTCTCACATCTTTGCGGAGGAAGCGTCTTGAATGAAATTTGGGTTCTGACAGCAGCGCATTGTTTTAAGCATCTGGAAAGGTAAGTGCTCAGTGTTCCTATACCAACTCCACTTGCCTTCATTAGTTTTTATTTAACGTTACTTTGATCCtccttttttgtacatttgtcaATACCATAACTAGATGTTCTCTTGATATTTCAGGAAGGAAGAAACTAAATCTTGGAGGCTCGTATTTGGAGCAAACAACTTAAAAGTTCTAGAATCATCAGTGCAAATCCGAAAAATAAAAGAAGTCGTACAGCCCAAAGCCTATAATCCAACGACTGAGGCAAATGACATTACTCTGTTGCGGTTAGACAAGCCTATTGTGTTTACAGACTATGTACAACCGGCTTGTTTCCCAACAGAGTTTGCTAATGTCGAGAAGAAGACCGACTGTTACATTGCAGGATGGGGAGTTCTGGATGAAGAATGTAAGTTCTGCAGTTTCTTATTTCTTTACCTTTCATGGGTTGATCCCAGACTCATGAATGACCTGGTTACATTTACCTATTTACTTCAATAAACTTCATATAATGACCCCATATTAATAACCATATCATTATAATTTACCTTATTCCAATGTAACTAATGGGGAAGGGTTGATGGAGAAAGCCATTGGCTAACAAGTCTGTCTTTTTTCCTCCTTAGCTGGAGAACCATCAGAAATTTTGCAAGAGGCCCGTGTGCATCAAATAGATTCCAAAAAATGTAACTCCAAAGACTGGTATGATGGCTCCATAGGGGAATACAACCTATGTGCAGGCCATGAGAAAGGAGGCATCGACAGCTGCCAGGTACTTGAGATcttcttttttaaaataagattaaaataaattTACTCTTAAGTACTCTTAAGTATGTTTGTTTtaataatgtttctttttcttgTAGGGAGACAGCGGAGGACCTTTGATGTGCAAAACGCAGAAATCAAGAACCTACGCTGTAGTTGGAATCACAAGCTGGGGATCAGGCTGTGCAAGAGGCAAAAAGCCAGGTGTTTACACTTCCACCAAATACTTTATTAAGTGGATCGCTAGCAAAGTTGAGACAGATGAGAAACCGAAAATCAGGAAGAAACGATCTTTGTTGAAAAACATCATTCTTCCCAATGGACAACTTCCTGATGCTGAGATTGAAGAGCTAACCCAGACCCAAACCCAAGGAACTGAAACAAATCCTGTGCgaccaactgcacaaatacaaGAGTTTCAGTATGGCAGAGAAAAAGGGACGCAAGTTCAGTCTGGACCAATAGAAGGAAAGCTTA
Coding sequences within it:
- the LOC116411577 gene encoding acrosin-like gives rise to the protein MTRQTFNLLPIFFIFFIFYLIYESESAIGGICGNRPLFNKGSRIVGGQNSPPGKWPWMVSIQSPTGKEFSHLCGGSVLNEIWVLTAAHCFKHLERKEETKSWRLVFGANNLKVLESSVQIRKIKEVVQPKAYNPTTEANDITLLRLDKPIVFTDYVQPACFPTEFANVEKKTDCYIAGWGVLDEESGEPSEILQEARVHQIDSKKCNSKDWYDGSIGEYNLCAGHEKGGIDSCQGDSGGPLMCKTQKSRTYAVVGITSWGSGCARGKKPGVYTSTKYFIKWIASKVETDEKPKIRKKRSLLKNIILPNGQLPDAEIEELTQTQTQGTETNPVRPTAQIQEFQYGREKGTQVQSGPIEGKLKPEIAVQVPTENILKRIMSWLLTDMR